From a single Nostoc edaphicum CCNP1411 genomic region:
- a CDS encoding VOC family protein, which yields MWLNGIDHIQVTSPPEVENAMLFFYNQVLGLSEITKPDAFQGNGGAWYLLGNIQIHIGIEKQANNEISRRHICFRVHNLESFAKHIQSHGVEIISDRPLSGYNRFFIRDPGGNRIEIAELN from the coding sequence GTGTGGCTAAACGGAATCGATCATATTCAGGTGACATCACCACCTGAAGTAGAAAACGCGATGCTGTTTTTTTACAACCAAGTTTTGGGACTTTCCGAAATTACTAAACCAGACGCTTTCCAAGGTAATGGAGGTGCATGGTATTTACTCGGAAATATCCAAATCCACATCGGTATAGAAAAGCAAGCTAATAATGAAATATCTAGGCGGCATATATGTTTCCGGGTTCACAACTTAGAATCATTTGCCAAACATATCCAATCACATGGGGTAGAAATTATTAGCGATCGCCCTCTAAGCGGATACAATCGTTTTTTTATCCGCGATCCTGGTGGTAATCGCATAGAAATAGCGGAATTGAACTAA
- a CDS encoding dienelactone hydrolase family protein yields the protein MTNTEIRTTQVKVPNGDLQIDAYLAEPAKEGTFPAVVVIQEIFGVNIHIREVAEKFAKEGYVAMSTTGYAYAPALYQRTAPGFEAKYTQEDIQRGRAYKEQTTAEEILSDIQAAIAYLRTLPNVQKDAIGSIGFCFGGHVVYLAATLPDIKVTASFYGGGITNSTPGGGEPTITHTSKIKAPIYAFFGTEDQGIPLEHTEQIEAELKKQQIPHKIFRYEGAGHGFFCNHRASYNPEAAADAWQQVLELFQKNLQLQTV from the coding sequence ATGACCAACACAGAAATTCGCACAACTCAAGTTAAAGTCCCAAACGGTGATTTGCAAATTGATGCTTACCTAGCTGAACCTGCAAAAGAGGGAACTTTCCCCGCCGTGGTTGTGATTCAGGAAATCTTTGGGGTAAATATTCATATTCGGGAAGTTGCCGAGAAGTTTGCAAAGGAGGGGTATGTAGCGATGTCTACGACGGGCTACGCCTACGCTCCCGCACTTTATCAGCGCACTGCTCCCGGTTTCGAGGCTAAATATACCCAAGAAGATATCCAGCGTGGTAGAGCCTATAAAGAGCAGACCACAGCAGAGGAAATATTGAGCGATATTCAAGCAGCGATCGCCTATTTGCGAACTCTGCCAAATGTCCAAAAAGATGCGATCGGCTCCATTGGCTTCTGCTTTGGTGGTCACGTTGTTTACTTAGCAGCCACTTTGCCAGATATTAAAGTGACGGCATCCTTCTACGGTGGCGGGATTACCAACTCTACACCCGGTGGTGGTGAACCCACTATTACCCATACTTCCAAAATTAAAGCCCCCATTTACGCCTTCTTTGGTACAGAAGATCAAGGTATCCCTCTAGAACACACAGAACAGATTGAGGCAGAGTTAAAGAAACAACAGATTCCTCATAAAATCTTTCGCTATGAAGGTGCAGGACATGGCTTTTTCTGCAACCATCGCGCCAGCTACAATCCCGAAGCCGCCGCTGACGCTTGGCAACAAGTCTTAGAACTATTCCAAAAAAACCTCCAACTGCAAACAGTCTAA
- the purE gene encoding 5-(carboxyamino)imidazole ribonucleotide mutase — protein MTPLVGIIMGSDSDLPTMKDAIAVCEEFGVKSEVAIVSAHRTPERMVQYAQLAHQRGIKVIIAGAGGAAHLPGMVASLTPLPVIGVPVPTRNLQGVDSLYSILQMPAGIPVATVAIGNAKNAGLLAVQILATHQPELLEKVQQYRQTLCESVIAKQAKLEQLGYEQYLQQML, from the coding sequence ATGACTCCCTTAGTTGGTATTATCATGGGCAGCGATTCCGACTTGCCCACTATGAAAGATGCGATCGCAGTTTGTGAAGAATTTGGTGTAAAGAGTGAAGTGGCGATCGTTTCGGCTCACCGTACCCCAGAACGCATGGTGCAATATGCTCAACTTGCACACCAACGCGGTATTAAGGTAATTATTGCTGGCGCTGGTGGTGCTGCCCATCTCCCTGGAATGGTAGCGTCTTTAACTCCCCTTCCTGTGATCGGTGTTCCTGTACCCACCCGGAATTTACAAGGTGTAGATTCTTTGTATTCTATTTTACAGATGCCTGCTGGTATTCCTGTGGCGACAGTAGCGATCGGTAATGCCAAAAATGCCGGACTTTTAGCAGTACAAATCCTCGCAACTCACCAACCAGAATTGTTAGAAAAAGTGCAACAATATCGCCAAACCCTATGTGAATCAGTAATTGCAAAGCAAGCAAAACTAGAACAACTAGGCTATGAGCAATATTTACAGCAAATGCTTTAA
- the nagA gene encoding N-acetylglucosamine-6-phosphate deacetylase: MTQATQNPVDIINAKVPGYKDLQMLLVNQEGIDQILPMSTVGAHSRASVIDVVGDWISLGGVDLQINGALGLAFPDLTAENAHILQKITKFLWDVGVDGFLPTLVTTSIEKIQRSLAVIADIIPSQQAGAKILGVHLEGPFLNFQKRGAHPAEYLLPLTIDEVKRVLGDYAHVVKVITLAPELDPTGEVIPYLRSLGITVSLGHSQATFAQAQLAFELGATMVTHAFNAMPPLHHREPGLLGAAITHPNVMCGFIADGEHVSPAMLQILLRASYQEKGLFLVSDALSPLGLPDGVYPWDSRQIEVKNGTARLADGTLSGTTLPLLVGVQNLVQWGICDVETAILLATNAPRQAIGLPGIVKNQPANLLRWHWDEVTQELTWQRLLG; this comes from the coding sequence ATGACTCAAGCAACACAAAATCCTGTAGATATTATCAATGCTAAAGTGCCAGGGTACAAAGATTTGCAGATGCTCTTGGTTAATCAAGAGGGTATTGACCAAATCTTGCCAATGAGTACAGTGGGGGCACACAGCCGTGCATCCGTAATAGATGTAGTAGGCGACTGGATTTCATTGGGTGGCGTTGATTTGCAAATTAACGGTGCGTTGGGTTTGGCATTTCCTGATTTGACGGCTGAAAATGCTCATATACTCCAGAAAATAACGAAATTTTTGTGGGATGTCGGGGTAGATGGATTTTTGCCGACACTTGTGACAACTTCAATAGAAAAGATTCAGCGATCGCTTGCAGTCATTGCTGATATTATCCCCAGTCAACAAGCAGGTGCCAAGATTCTCGGAGTACATCTAGAAGGCCCATTTTTGAATTTTCAAAAGCGCGGCGCACACCCGGCAGAGTACTTGTTACCACTGACAATTGACGAGGTAAAGCGGGTTTTGGGAGATTATGCCCACGTTGTAAAAGTTATCACCTTAGCGCCGGAGTTAGATCCCACAGGCGAAGTAATTCCATATTTGCGTTCTTTGGGGATTACCGTTAGTTTAGGACATTCTCAGGCAACATTTGCCCAAGCGCAACTTGCTTTTGAACTCGGTGCAACGATGGTAACTCATGCTTTCAATGCCATGCCACCATTACATCACCGTGAACCAGGATTATTAGGGGCAGCAATCACCCATCCTAATGTGATGTGTGGCTTTATTGCTGATGGTGAACACGTTTCACCCGCGATGCTGCAAATTTTGCTCCGCGCTAGCTATCAAGAAAAAGGGCTATTTCTTGTGAGTGATGCCCTTTCACCTCTGGGACTACCCGATGGGGTATATCCTTGGGACAGTCGGCAAATTGAAGTTAAAAACGGTACGGCGCGACTGGCCGATGGTACTTTATCAGGGACGACTTTACCCTTATTAGTGGGAGTGCAGAATTTGGTGCAGTGGGGGATTTGTGATGTGGAGACTGCCATTTTATTGGCTACCAATGCACCTAGACAAGCAATTGGTTTGCCTGGAATTGTCAAGAATCAACCCGCTAATTTATTACGCTGGCATTGGGATGAAGTGACACAAGAACTAACTTGGCAAAGATTATTGGGGTAA
- a CDS encoding DUF3181 family protein, with translation MAKTNTTELLEALAAEIGENVYIDIAKWHLYLSNAKLHTLVAEQLYPLITSNNVNEDQVIKVLESIPVKIGGGRSELPLIDFLPLQCQVTLVDILEKYQREI, from the coding sequence ATGGCTAAGACTAACACCACGGAATTACTAGAAGCCCTAGCAGCTGAAATTGGCGAAAATGTCTACATAGACATTGCCAAATGGCATCTTTATTTATCTAATGCCAAACTGCATACCCTTGTTGCTGAACAGTTGTATCCTTTAATTACTTCCAACAATGTAAATGAAGACCAAGTTATCAAAGTCTTAGAATCAATTCCAGTCAAAATTGGCGGCGGTAGAAGTGAACTTCCTTTAATCGATTTCCTGCCACTGCAATGCCAGGTCACTCTAGTAGATATTTTGGAAAAATATCAACGCGAAATCTAA
- a CDS encoding acetyltransferase, which produces MLLQIKNSGELVKIMEIQELLDPNSDIVHGREQEGEEEQPPDTFKKENLVFPSGEVLPRCWLDADYRHDNA; this is translated from the coding sequence ATGCTTTTACAAATCAAAAATTCTGGCGAATTGGTAAAAATTATGGAAATTCAAGAACTGCTTGACCCGAATAGCGATATTGTTCACGGACGAGAACAAGAAGGTGAAGAAGAACAGCCACCTGATACTTTTAAAAAAGAAAATCTTGTTTTTCCTTCTGGTGAAGTTCTACCACGCTGTTGGTTAGATGCCGACTATAGACATGACAACGCTTAA
- a CDS encoding ABA4-like family protein yields the protein MTISQLFNVANLFVLPFWALMILLPNWKITRQIMSSYLPFLLLAGAYVYLFVNSITPENAQDFSNIQLADVARLFADEKVAATGWIHFLVMDLFVGRWIYWEGQKTGTWTIHSLALCLFAGPLGLLSHILTDWITKTFFPKFQQNETATVAEQEVSS from the coding sequence ATGACGATTTCTCAACTATTTAACGTTGCTAATCTTTTCGTATTGCCATTTTGGGCTTTGATGATTTTATTGCCAAACTGGAAAATCACACGACAGATAATGTCATCATATCTACCCTTTTTGCTGTTAGCTGGAGCGTATGTGTATTTATTTGTCAACAGCATTACGCCAGAAAATGCCCAAGATTTCTCGAATATACAATTAGCTGATGTTGCTCGACTTTTTGCAGATGAAAAAGTCGCTGCAACGGGTTGGATTCATTTTTTAGTGATGGATTTATTTGTCGGTCGGTGGATTTATTGGGAAGGGCAGAAAACAGGTACTTGGACAATTCACTCCCTAGCTTTATGTTTGTTTGCTGGGCCTTTGGGATTACTATCTCACATTTTGACTGACTGGATTACTAAGACATTTTTTCCCAAGTTTCAGCAGAATGAAACGGCGACAGTAGCAGAACAAGAAGTATCATCTTGA
- the cobW gene encoding cobalamin biosynthesis protein CobW: MAPKIPVTVITGFLGSGKTSLIRHLLQNNQGRRIAVVVNEFGELGIDGELLKSCQICPEDGEGDTNIFELTNGCLCCTVQEEFYPMMQELIKRRDSIDCILIETSGLALPKPLVKAFRWQEIRNAATVDAVITVVDCAAVAAGTFASDPEAIAAQRQADDNLEHETPLQELFEDQLACADLVVLNKIDLVDAETKARVEELIKQELPRLVKIVESDCSQLDASILLGFQAAVEDNLDSRPSHHDTEEDHNHDEEITSANLILDRTFDPEKLQQQLQTLAQQQEIYRIKGFVAVPNKSMRLVMQGVGTRFEKFYDRPWKPEEARQTRLVFIGRDLKSSEIESQLVAL, translated from the coding sequence ATGGCTCCGAAAATTCCTGTCACAGTGATCACAGGCTTCTTAGGTAGTGGAAAAACTAGCCTAATTCGCCACCTGCTACAAAACAACCAAGGACGCCGCATTGCCGTTGTAGTCAATGAATTTGGCGAACTCGGTATTGATGGCGAATTATTGAAATCTTGTCAAATTTGCCCGGAAGATGGCGAGGGTGACACTAATATCTTTGAATTAACCAACGGCTGCTTATGCTGTACGGTGCAGGAAGAGTTTTACCCGATGATGCAAGAGTTAATCAAGCGGCGAGACAGCATCGACTGTATTTTGATTGAAACCTCTGGTTTAGCCTTACCAAAACCCCTGGTGAAGGCTTTTCGCTGGCAAGAAATTCGTAACGCCGCCACTGTGGATGCTGTAATTACCGTGGTAGATTGTGCGGCGGTAGCAGCGGGGACATTTGCTAGTGATCCAGAAGCGATCGCAGCCCAGCGGCAAGCAGATGATAATCTAGAACATGAAACACCCTTGCAAGAACTGTTTGAAGACCAACTTGCTTGTGCAGACTTGGTAGTGTTGAATAAAATCGACTTGGTAGATGCCGAGACAAAAGCCAGAGTTGAGGAATTGATTAAGCAAGAGTTGCCCAGACTGGTAAAGATTGTCGAGAGCGATTGTTCTCAACTCGATGCATCTATATTATTAGGATTTCAAGCCGCAGTCGAAGACAACTTAGATTCTCGTCCTAGTCATCACGATACTGAAGAAGATCACAACCACGACGAAGAAATTACCTCAGCTAATTTAATTTTGGATCGTACCTTTGACCCAGAAAAGCTGCAACAGCAGTTGCAAACATTGGCACAACAACAAGAAATTTACCGGATTAAAGGCTTTGTGGCAGTGCCAAATAAATCCATGCGCCTAGTGATGCAGGGCGTGGGAACCCGATTTGAGAAATTTTATGATCGCCCCTGGAAACCAGAAGAAGCCAGACAAACGCGCTTAGTTTTCATCGGTCGTGATTTGAAGTCTTCAGAAATTGAATCACAACTTGTAGCTTTATAA
- a CDS encoding tetratricopeptide repeat protein has product MRSLKILPLLLSLGLALAPQISVAQTVEELEQKATSAEEVKNYEEAANIWRSFIQKDAKNSYAYVKLADVLSKQGKIAETIATYRQALQLTPDGDIYLKLGNFLTEKGRTTEAIATFRQAIKLNPNSNKYYYYTLASQLMELGNTKEALLVYRQIVKLEPDAESYNILGNVWRKLGQREEAIAAHREALKIDPKSYLAYHYLGEMMEYQEAVAIYRQASKNDSKNEVYYEHLASLSLQRGFVNEAIAAYRQLIKIEPEASRYVELADVLMTQEKHQEAIALYRQAVAKKPTDDYYSKLSQALAQQNKLDEALAICQNVVKTGEGSYETCSNINLPLYKQKGFSAVMAFYQPLANMIPRRKMAELYIKLGRDISYGESGDGSKQEAAAVFQEALQIDPENTDAKDALKNLIAN; this is encoded by the coding sequence ATGAGAAGCCTGAAAATATTGCCGTTGCTGTTGAGTTTAGGTTTGGCGTTGGCTCCTCAAATCAGTGTGGCGCAAACAGTGGAGGAGTTGGAACAAAAAGCGACATCTGCCGAAGAAGTAAAAAATTATGAAGAAGCCGCTAATATTTGGCGGAGTTTCATTCAGAAGGATGCCAAAAACAGTTACGCTTACGTCAAGCTGGCAGATGTCCTATCTAAGCAAGGCAAGATTGCAGAGACGATCGCTACTTATCGCCAAGCTTTACAATTAACTCCTGATGGGGACATTTACCTCAAACTAGGCAATTTCCTGACAGAGAAGGGACGAACCACTGAAGCGATCGCAACTTTTCGTCAAGCTATTAAACTTAACCCTAACAGTAATAAGTATTACTACTACACTTTAGCGTCACAGTTGATGGAACTTGGTAATACAAAGGAAGCGCTCTTGGTTTACCGTCAAATCGTTAAACTTGAGCCAGATGCAGAGAGTTACAACATTTTAGGTAATGTCTGGCGTAAATTAGGCCAACGAGAAGAAGCGATCGCTGCTCATCGAGAAGCCTTGAAAATTGATCCCAAGAGTTATCTGGCTTACCACTATCTGGGTGAAATGATGGAATATCAAGAAGCCGTTGCTATCTATCGTCAAGCAAGTAAAAATGACTCCAAAAATGAAGTCTACTATGAGCATTTGGCATCACTTTCATTACAGCGTGGTTTTGTTAATGAAGCGATCGCAGCCTACCGCCAACTAATTAAAATCGAGCCTGAAGCTTCAAGGTATGTAGAACTGGCCGATGTGCTGATGACACAAGAAAAACACCAAGAAGCGATCGCTCTTTACCGCCAAGCCGTTGCCAAAAAACCCACTGATGATTATTACAGTAAATTAAGTCAAGCATTAGCTCAACAGAACAAACTAGATGAAGCTCTGGCAATTTGCCAAAATGTGGTAAAAACTGGTGAAGGCAGTTATGAAACCTGCTCCAATATAAATTTGCCACTTTACAAGCAAAAAGGCTTTAGTGCTGTCATGGCTTTTTATCAGCCACTAGCGAATATGATTCCACGTCGCAAAATGGCTGAACTTTACATCAAACTTGGCCGAGATATTTCCTATGGTGAATCTGGTGATGGCTCAAAACAAGAGGCAGCGGCAGTTTTTCAGGAAGCGCTGCAAATAGATCCAGAAAACACTGATGCTAAAGATGCTCTCAAGAATTTAATCGCTAATTAA
- a CDS encoding heme oxygenase (biliverdin-producing): MSSNLATKLRVGTKKAHTMAENVGFVKCFLKGVVEKNSYRKLVANFYFVYSAMEEEMEKHSQHPILSKINFPQLNRKYTLEQDLAYYFGANWREQIKLSPAGEAYVKRIREISATEPELLIAHSYTRYLGDLSGGQILKNIAVTAMNLSEGQGTAFYEFPEIPDEKAFKAKYRQNLDELPLDEATTDRIVDEANAAFGTNMKMFQELEGNLIKAIGVMLFNSLTRRRTRGSTELVTAE; this comes from the coding sequence ATGAGCAGCAATTTAGCAACCAAATTACGTGTAGGCACTAAGAAAGCCCACACAATGGCAGAAAATGTAGGTTTTGTCAAGTGCTTTTTAAAAGGAGTCGTCGAGAAAAACTCTTACCGGAAACTAGTTGCTAATTTCTACTTCGTCTACTCAGCGATGGAAGAAGAAATGGAAAAGCATAGCCAGCACCCAATTCTTTCTAAAATTAACTTTCCTCAGCTAAACCGCAAGTATACCTTAGAGCAAGACCTAGCTTATTACTTTGGTGCTAATTGGAGAGAGCAAATTAAACTATCTCCCGCAGGTGAAGCTTATGTAAAGCGCATCCGAGAAATATCTGCCACAGAACCGGAATTGTTAATCGCTCATTCATACACTCGTTATTTGGGCGACTTATCTGGGGGACAAATTCTCAAAAATATTGCTGTAACGGCGATGAATTTGTCGGAAGGGCAAGGAACAGCTTTTTATGAGTTTCCAGAGATTCCTGACGAAAAGGCATTCAAAGCGAAATATCGCCAAAATTTGGATGAATTACCTCTTGACGAAGCGACAACCGATCGCATCGTTGATGAAGCTAATGCCGCCTTTGGTACGAACATGAAAATGTTCCAAGAATTGGAAGGTAATTTAATCAAGGCGATCGGTGTAATGCTGTTCAACAGCCTCACACGACGACGGACACGTGGTAGTACTGAACTCGTCACTGCTGAGTAA
- the glmM gene encoding phosphoglucosamine mutase — MVSSITRTSGISGGSASEGEGLGKGIEGSFGLNLIPLPANPLFGTDGIRGRVGELLSAPLALQVGFWTGIVLRNHATQVGPVILGQDSRNSSDMLAMALSAGLTAAGLEVWYLGLCPTPCVAYLTSISDAIGGVMISASHNPPEDNGIKVFSANGGKLPQILQAEIEAGLRGKISPIARVSNCGRHHSRFELVGHYSSALKKPLNSALNLQGMKIVLDLAWGAAVGLAPSVFTEMGAEVICLHNEADGDRINVNCGSTHLDILAATVQEHNANIGFAFDGDADRVLAVDNTGRQVNGDYILYLWGRHLQQNQQLPDNLIVSTVMANLGFEKAWQQIGGNLIRTAVGDQYVQAEMLRTGGMLGGEQSGHILCRHYAVTGDGLLTALHIAALVKEAGVPLSELVDQSFQTYPQLLRNVRVVDRDRRLGWQDCEPVQKAIALAEAAMGDSGRILVRASGTEPVIRVMVEAANAELTNYWTNELVSQVQQHLMD; from the coding sequence ATGGTTTCATCTATAACTCGGACATCGGGCATTTCTGGGGGTTCTGCTTCTGAAGGTGAGGGATTGGGGAAAGGGATTGAGGGCAGTTTTGGGCTGAATTTAATCCCACTACCAGCAAATCCGTTATTTGGTACAGATGGGATTCGCGGACGAGTCGGAGAATTACTGAGTGCGCCCCTAGCATTGCAAGTTGGTTTTTGGACGGGGATTGTTTTACGTAACCATGCTACTCAAGTAGGGCCAGTCATTCTCGGACAGGATTCTAGAAACTCCAGCGATATGCTGGCAATGGCTTTGAGTGCAGGGTTAACAGCAGCGGGGTTAGAGGTTTGGTATTTGGGATTGTGTCCTACTCCTTGCGTTGCCTATCTCACCAGCATCAGTGATGCCATCGGCGGAGTGATGATTTCTGCCAGTCACAATCCCCCAGAAGATAATGGCATTAAAGTTTTTAGTGCTAATGGTGGGAAGTTACCGCAAATATTGCAGGCAGAAATAGAAGCGGGACTGCGTGGGAAGATATCACCTATTGCTAGAGTCAGTAATTGCGGACGGCATCACTCACGTTTTGAGTTAGTGGGGCATTATAGCTCGGCGTTGAAAAAACCCTTGAACAGTGCCTTAAATCTTCAGGGAATGAAGATTGTTTTAGACTTGGCGTGGGGAGCAGCAGTTGGGTTAGCGCCATCAGTATTTACAGAAATGGGGGCAGAGGTAATCTGCTTGCATAACGAAGCAGATGGCGATCGCATTAATGTTAACTGCGGCTCTACCCATTTAGATATTCTTGCAGCCACAGTACAAGAACACAACGCCAATATCGGCTTTGCCTTTGATGGCGATGCCGATCGCGTCTTAGCCGTAGACAATACAGGAAGGCAAGTTAACGGCGATTACATTCTCTACCTGTGGGGACGCCACTTACAACAAAACCAACAATTGCCAGATAACCTGATTGTATCTACAGTCATGGCCAACTTAGGCTTTGAAAAAGCTTGGCAGCAAATTGGTGGTAACTTAATTCGTACCGCAGTTGGTGACCAATACGTGCAAGCCGAAATGTTGCGGACTGGGGGAATGCTAGGCGGGGAACAATCAGGTCATATTCTTTGCCGTCATTATGCCGTGACTGGAGATGGCTTGTTAACAGCATTACATATCGCAGCTTTGGTGAAAGAAGCGGGTGTTCCCTTGAGCGAATTAGTAGATCAAAGTTTCCAGACCTATCCACAATTATTGCGGAACGTGCGAGTTGTCGATCGCGATCGCCGTTTAGGATGGCAAGATTGCGAACCAGTGCAAAAAGCGATCGCTCTTGCTGAAGCTGCAATGGGTGATTCTGGCAGAATTTTGGTTCGCGCCTCTGGTACAGAACCAGTCATCAGAGTAATGGTGGAAGCAGCCAATGCCGAACTTACTAACTACTGGACAAATGAACTAGTTTCACAAGTCCAACAGCATCTAATGGACTAA
- a CDS encoding glycosyltransferase family A protein, whose product MLVFVIPLKSAQVSNSWERVTQLFERCIKSVCNQTSPNFHVIVVCHEKPKIEFTHPHITYITVDFSPPNETNPVAKGDTDKGRKILKGLIYARQFSPTHTMTVDADDCVSKKLAKFVQQHPDSNGWFINKGYKYQEGSNYIYIKRNNFYKMCGSCNIIRYDLNYLPETAEYNRGYGYYRYYIDHAKVREILKNKAKAIKSLPFPGAVYILETGENLFDNSKRLRFSIFNRKLLNQSVRDEFGLCYLQQSKEICQL is encoded by the coding sequence GTGCTTGTTTTTGTGATTCCACTCAAAAGTGCACAAGTTTCCAATTCCTGGGAACGTGTTACACAATTATTTGAAAGATGCATTAAATCAGTTTGCAATCAAACCTCACCTAACTTTCACGTTATTGTTGTTTGTCACGAAAAGCCCAAAATAGAATTCACTCATCCTCATATTACATACATTACAGTTGATTTTTCTCCTCCAAATGAGACTAACCCTGTAGCAAAAGGAGACACAGATAAAGGGCGTAAAATATTAAAAGGATTGATTTATGCTCGTCAATTTTCACCCACCCACACTATGACTGTTGATGCTGACGATTGTGTTAGTAAAAAGTTAGCCAAATTTGTTCAACAACACCCAGATTCTAATGGATGGTTTATAAATAAAGGTTATAAATATCAGGAAGGCAGTAATTATATATATATTAAAAGAAATAATTTTTATAAGATGTGCGGCAGTTGTAACATTATTCGATATGATTTGAATTATTTGCCCGAAACAGCAGAATATAATCGTGGCTATGGATACTATAGATATTATATAGACCATGCCAAAGTCAGAGAGATTTTAAAGAACAAAGCAAAAGCGATTAAATCATTACCATTTCCAGGCGCAGTTTATATTTTGGAAACAGGAGAAAATCTTTTTGATAATTCAAAAAGATTAAGATTTAGCATTTTTAATCGCAAATTATTAAATCAATCAGTTAGAGATGAATTCGGATTGTGCTACTTACAGCAATCCAAAGAAATTTGTCAACTATAA